Sequence from the Maniola jurtina chromosome 18, ilManJurt1.1, whole genome shotgun sequence genome:
gttaaaatattcggtttcaaagttacgcggtcttaaaaatttacatacaaatccttgagcccctgtaattttaaaactacgtatttttgaaaaaatctaaaacaccaagggcacaaatattagtttctagaatgtctccatttcatggacgttggtagcttaatattcaaatgaaattggaactacgattgtatggagtaagtgacggagagagccctgttaagaactAAAGTAATATTTCAGGCCgagtcaatttaataaattacgTCACGTAATACAGTGAAATGGTTGATTTAATTGCTGCAATAACGCAGCTAAGTTGATGGCAATTTGTTCCGTGTTGAAATAAGCCTTGTATTTATTGCGTTTCAACTTAATTTGACTGAAACTGTACAGCTATTAATTATGTTGGGCCGCTTAattactactagctgacgcccgcgacttcgtccgcgtggatttaggtttctcaaaatcccgtgggaactcttcggttttccgggataaaaagtagcctatgtgctaatccaggatattatctatctccactctgaatttcagccaaaaccgtccagtagtttttgcgtgaaggagtaacaaacatgcacacacacatacaaactttcgcctttataatatttagtgtgATATTGGACGGGTGATGTGGGCTAGCGGCGTCAGCGTACCCGCCCTCTTGGAACGAATGTACCTAGTCATTATCacattgctacaatctcaattgattgattgacactTGTAtgataaacgcgaaagtttgtgtgtgttcggtactctttcacgcaaaaaccactggacggatttggctgaaatttggaatggggatAGGTCCTGGATAATATACAGGCTTTTTTTTATctcggtaaatcaaagagtttctacggggttttaaaaatgtttttttaatccaCGTGGGTTTGGGTCGTTGAATTTGCGGGCACCATCTATTTAGTAGATAAAGAGATagagaaagtaccctagaatccGAAATGGGCAAAATGTATAGATCATTTTGCCCATTTCGTCCCCGTTTTTAGTTCTTGTCCCAGACTGTATCGAATTTCAGAAACAGACTAGCCGTGAAATCTagtaggcagacagacaaaaaaaattcccttttataatattacttggtTTGGATTCTGGTTGTAACAGTACATTTTAGCTGGGATGATCTTGGTGCACTTGGTCATGTAACCCGAGATATATACGAGTATCTATGGCGCCACACCCCCTCTGTCGCATAACTCTGTGATGAGAGAGAAGAATAGGAGTTtatgcgatagaaagagagttatttgtaaaaattttgGCCGCAGCGCAGTGCAAGCTGAACTGTACTTAATTGCGTTGGTACAAGagtattaattactattaaGAGTACTAATTAGTATTAAGAGTACTATTTACTTTAACATTTTGCGGAGTGATCCTTGTATTATGTGCTAATAGTGAAAGAAACAATCACGTAACTGCGATCGTTACAGCTTATttcattcatatttatttttatacaagttagcccttgactgcaatcttacctggtggtaactgatgatgcagtctaagatggaagtgggctaacctggaagaggtatagcagcttttatgaaacccatacccctttagtttctacacggcatcgcatcggcacggctttgctggtagggcggtaactagccacgaccgaagcctcccaccagaccagagatttagaaattataaaattccaaactcctgccCCTATCATTGCGCCAAGGAGGTTGCCAAAACAGCTATAAAAATAGAATAGCAAACCTCCAGTCCTTTCCGTTTTTTGCGACGTTAATCTATGCAAATTATttgactaagtacctacttatttactaagGGAAGCAATTATACAACTATTATACAGAGAGatgaaataatacctactagtgATTTGCAATATAGGACTCGTATTATTGGTGTCTATCTGATGtgcatttaattttatatcataAAAGTGTCGTAAATGTTGTCAGACGGTAAAATAGAAAGGTTTAAAGATAGGGAAGATCTAAAATATCTACAACAGGGtttaaagaaatatattatactgaaagaaagacagacatAGAGAGAGAAAGATAGGAAAATAATTCAAAGAACAGAGGGGGACAGCAGAACAGCTACCAGTGATTGCAACACTTACCTAAAATGCACATTCAGAACGCATACCGTCATCCAAACACTTAGCGACACCAAAATCATCGTAAACAGCAAATACTTCCCTAATAACGGTATGGCTAGAGACGTTGGGGGTATAATCTCAGCCATTAACAGGAAAAACACGGTCAGTGATACCAGAATTGAGATGCTTAACGAAATCTACGAGAGAGAAAGAAATATGTTATATAGTTTACCTGAAATGGACGTTTACAATGCATACAGTGACCCAAACGCTCAGCGAGACGAGAATCATTGTGAATAGCAGATATTTCCCGAGCAAGGGGATCGCCAGAGACGTTGGCGGGATGATCTCGGCCAGACCAAGGAAGAACACAGTGAGGGACACCAGGATGGAGATGCAGAGCGAGATCTAAAGGAGAAAAGTCCTTTTTGAATGATATTGTATACAATTTTGTTGTTAGCGGCGTCTATTGTCTTTCCACTAGtggtgaaaaattaaaaagatgacaaaaattataaatgtaaagCTTCAAAAAAATACTATGTTTCTGCtatatttcgttttttttaactCTTGTTATCAATACAAGACGTGGTTGGTACCTCTGACGTGGTGTCAGAGACGTTTGTAAGttgtatatatttatatttcgtatttacaaaatttgaagtacgataataaaataaatgctttTAATAACAGATTCAaactaatttttttcatttagtacAACCTTGTAGCACTTATGTTACATCTTAGAATTTCCCACCGGTTTCGGAAGCAAATTTTATCGAAAGGAGTGAAGCAAAAAAACTGAGCAGTTACCTACTCTtttcaaaacacaaaagtaacaataatttagagtataatattgtatagcAATTTACTACATGATCTTGTAGGCTACTGAAAGCTCAGTTGGTTGCTCCCACGcaactttgtcattaaagaaATCATCAATTTATTACAGCCTCGAttgaaaaatctatttttacaCATTGCTTGTGTGATAAACTtcgataatttaataataataaaaaaatgaaaattaaaaaaacatttaggtaggtacctaactaatttcgattatatttttcaatgcaCTTTAATAGTTTAcattaagaaaaaatatatttgaatactgTAATACTTATGTAATTCTACTTTCCAATAGCTTACacacatattattacaaaattacaaaggaTTGATTACCGAATTACAGAAATATTTACAAACAACTCACTAAAATATAGATCACAAATACAAGAGTATATGTATATAGAGATAGTTATATACTTGGTAGAAGAATTATAGCTGGTGGAAAGACAACAATAAATGAAAAGCGAAATCATATAAATGATACTAGCACACCCACACATCTACTATACTccatccacggaaagaagttactATAAGGCTCTCTTaagtaattccatacaaattacTAAACAtggtttcgtttgtgattggttggtgactcaaaatggttaacgcccactaagatttttgtctctgtcatttgtatgggattacggaacagagagagccctatactaacttctttccgtggatgaAGTATAATGAATCAAAAAAGACCATAGCCGGTTATGGAGCAGGCAAGAGGTACTGGACTTACGATCGGATGGAAGGATGGAAATAcatgaaatgattctttataATATAGTCATTTAATTGAAAACACCAAATGCATACGtgcaaattaattttgaaaatgataGTATGATAGATCACAGGTTGAAGTTGAAGTTGCTGAGGACgtttttgtaaaagaaaaaaattatatcaacgtatttttgaaaaatgaatTACCAATAATTGCATCAAGtagtaatattaagtattagtaTATATAAAGTAGTAACTCTTTTAGTAGTGACTACTTAaaaactataattatttttttaagaatattagtcatgttttaatcatgactaacattcccctttcccctccaactaagcgttaagcttgtgctaggagtgggtacgacaatagtgcaacgggtggggtttgaaccttagacctttcggttttcagtccgctcctataaccgttgagctattgagacttgataattattttgttcTCTCTTACAAAAAAGTATTTCTCTTCATAAATTACTTCCAGAACTTCAAGAATAACTTCAATTTTGGATAATGACATATTTAATGattgaatttgaaataaaaaaaaatagtttgccATTTACGTTTTCAGCAACTTCCACTTCTTAAGCCTAACACACATTAAATGAATTTAatcattgtaataataataatagccaATTCAGGATATGGTTATTTATCACATGACAACATATAGGTACATCCAATACTTTTTATTCGATGATTCTCGTCTAGGGTTGCCAGGCGAACAGCTTTAACCGgctaaagttataaaaatttaGTGAAACCCAATTTTATATCCAACTTTAGTACCCAAGTTGAAACATGCCCAGAcatgttttaattttgattGTAGTCATGACCAACATCACtgtaaagttaataataaaccATAAACCAGTTCGGCATATAATATGTCCGGAATCATTCTAAACCTAAGCTAGTCGTTTATTCGCAACCGATTGCGGAAGTGAAATGGCAGTAGCTCCATATAAAAACTTGTAGCCTGTTAAACCagtatagaataataataatacgtaTTAACAAGCAGACACTGGTTGTTAGCCATATTCGGCTTTAAAATGACCGCTTTCAAGGGCTCAAAATGTCCTATCAAAATACCCTTATCTATTACTGAGCCTGGCAACCCCTATTCTTGTCCGAGGCCGTACATTAAGCGAACAGTGAGCGGCTGTGTGCTTCCAGTTTGCCtgactatattttttaaatggagTGTGATACAGCGCGTAATATACGCCGTTTGCGGCGTTTCGCTTGCCAACTCATTTAGTGAGCGGCTGATTTGTAGTTCACTACGATGCggaaaagtataaaataattatagataGAGTATGagaatatttttacttaaactGACACTGAgttattattcaattaaacttttacaagtaggtaattttgAACCATTGGCCTGTCACTTGTCGGCCGCTCACCGCTTTCCTAACTAAACACGGCCTAAATAATGCAAAGCACACTCAATTAATAGTAATTACCTTTTCTCCAGAGTCTGATGGTAAATAAAACACAAGTACAGTCAAAAATGTTAGCCCAACACACGGTATGATCAGGTTGACCGTGTAAAAAAGAGTTTTCCTTCTCATTGTCAGTTTAAATGTTATATCTGAAACAAAAATCACGagttaaattttaatactaaAATTCATCACATAGGAGTACTATCTGGTACCTATTCTTCAAACATCCTTAGTACCAGTTCATTTCTTTCACGTACTATATGCATGGTTGAGTAACTatgggcgacggtaatcacAAGCTTTAGAAAACCAGTCTCAGCTTCATTAATATCTTTTAAATCTTCATCGTACAGAAGTACGTTAAGCGGTCGCTGGTCCCGATTATAATATAAACACTAAtacctgataataataatcataaagtCGAAATAATTATTCTTGAATTAAGCCCATAGTTCGCTAAACCAATAGACGTCGAAGTTCCAAGGTTGATGGCAATTCCGACCCAGAATGCGCAGCTTTTTCTACCGCTCACACTAAGTAGATAGACGACAGCAAAAGAGTTGCAAAGAACCACTGGTATAGCGGAGTGCAAAAGCGCggcttttaaaaaatttacatcTGGTAATGAGCAATTGACGACAAGCTACTTATTCCTCAACTGGCTGTCGAATTCGTGTAAAAACGTTTTATTAGGTACAGTGACGGAGGGCATTACGTCAGAGgaggcaccagaagaagcacaaaaaatcCGTCcatagggcatcacgtctcactctcacgtcaccaaaacccacaccaaaaaaagtttctaggtctaatttgaaaattcgcgcgttttaagttgacatagaatccgacctagagtcataactCCACTCCCGCTTGCCTACTTTCGGGGGaattcgacaattcgaatgcctccgaaagccgcaaggcgcatttcaataaataaataaattatgctttggtttttattgttgtcgcacctaactactccacttctaaagtacgttacatctcatcatcttattttacataaaactaatgttttaaggcggtaaaggttttaagaccgattctagttgacatacagataggggggcccacaggcatggattgcttaagGCACCATGTAGTCTCAATCCGTCACTGATTAGGTACTCTAAAACACGAGAAGAAGAGATATATCTTACCAGAGAATGGTTCAGGGCAGCACGGATAATATTCCTCGTTCCTTGTCGCCGGTACCTCAAGTATATCCCATTCGACTGACAGGTAGAATTCACTGAGATCTATTCCTACATGCACTAAGCTACTGCCTGGTAGTTGGTCCATATGTTTTAGGTCAACCTGTGTTCAAAAATTTACAGTACACATTCGCAGATGATAATATTGTTAAAGTGATTCTTGATATGACTTTATGATTTTCTTAGACATTATAGCGGCAAGACTCAAGACAAGTGTATTGATATCCCATTCAAAATATTCCAACGGAAAACGATAGGACTTCACACGCGTTTcagatcattatggagaactcccaggtTTGCAGGTTTCTTGCAAGTTTTCTTGGGTATTGAATTTTAAATGTTTGAGTCGTGGAGTCTtaggcaaagtcaaagtcaaaatcatttattcaaagtaggtacaattctactccttttgatggtcgaaattggtaaatttgtacgatatagtggtgataattaattacgtaactaaaactaaagttacgagggttccaaacgcgcccaagtctgagaagagcccacaacaaactcctACCTTATAGTAAGGGTCAATGTGAATGTAAGacgataatattaattattattattatggtgtGAGACAactctaaaataaatatttacttttgtCTCCATCTGCTTGCTCTtccaaaattattatcatcactttttattttgtttgttaccTGAGCACCATTGTAAGTCCAAGATCCAAACTTCATGAAGCAAGTCTGTTCATcgaacgggaagtactctacaTTGATTTCACAAGAGGACTTGTAGATCGCTGGTGGTTTCCAGTTCACTTCACCCGTGTACTTCAGCGTTGCTTTTGTCATCAATGTCACCTAGAAATGGATACATATTTTGGATAACTTTAATCGTAATATTTTCATTGTTAAGAAATTACGTACTGTACTATCCATCCATAAATATTATGgcccaaacccttcttattcagagagacccgtactcagtagtgtgccggcgatTAGTAACGATGATGATTTGGTTTGGCCATAAATGGAAATGACAGCATAAGTAAAAAAATCgtatgatatacaaggaaccaaaagcttaatatgTATGgagcaccatacagatttctatgtttcagcggattatagcgtAGGTACTAgaaaatgcccgcgacttcatccgcgttgatttaggttctaagagatcccgtggggactgttagattttccgggataaaatttgcCTAGGTATATCAATTAcaagggacgcaagctacctcggtgcctttcatacaaatcggttaagcagatgggtctttaggaatcccgtgcggactctttgattttccgagataaaaagtagcctatgttcgtcctcgggatataagctaaccctgcagcgaatttcatcagaatcggttaaacttttgggccgtgaaaaggtaacagacagacagacagacaaattttcgtatttataatattaactatggaagtatggaatatggatttagcttttggttccttgtatatcatgaacttccgcaaagtgacgcctgcttctatacaacaaagtgtgatattattaacccccgacccaaaaagaggggtgttataagtttgacgtgtgtatctgtgtatctgtgtgtctgtgtatctgtgtatctgtctgtggcatcgtagctcctaaactaatgaaccgattttaatgtagttttttttgtttgaaaggtggcttgatcgtgagtgttcttaggtataatccaagaaaatcggttcagccgtttgaaagttatcagctcttttctagttactgtaaccttcacttgtcgggggtgttataaatttttaatttacacttgtcaccaCTTACTTCATAATTTCCATCCCAGTTGTTGTAAAGAACGATATCAGGCAGCCAGATATGTTCGGAAGGCACGTACAGCATCTCTACTCCGCCATAATCGTCAGGATTCCACTGCAGTTTGTAATCAAACCATTTCtgaaattaattataaactcttttaaaacttttgaaaaatgACTACCAAGACTTTCTGCTTTAAAAACCAAGATAATAAATtacttcttttttaacccccgacccaaaaagaggggtgttataagtttgacgtgtgtgtctgtatatctgtgtatctgtctgtggcatcgtacctcctaaattaatgaaccgattttgatttagtttttttttttttgtttgaaacgtggcttgatcagagtgttcttagctataatccaagaaaatcgattcagccgtttgaaagttatcagctcttttctaattactgtatccttcacttgtcgggagtgttataaatttttaatttacacttgtttactaatcattattttattgatcAACCACAAAATGCATTACATATTTTGTTAGGAGGCAAAAATTTATCctactcataataatattatgatgctcACAAAACAATTACATTTCCCTCAAGGAAATCttcattatttgtttataaattattattgatcattaggtacctacctattcaaccCACGAGTCATGACCTGGTTCTTAACTTACATCAACTGCGACAACTTTAGACACAATCGAATCATTGTGAGATATTAATTGATCATTACCTGCTCAACCCATAAGTTGGTTGTCATGACCTGATTCTTTAGGTTAACCTCCATCAACTGCGACAACTTTAGACCAAGTCGCACCGTCAGTATGTCGCTAACATTGGTCACAGGTCTAATCAAACGGTTGTAGTTGCTGAGAAGGTCATCGTAGAGTCTCTTGACATCTGGATTCGCTTCCAGAAGTTTTACACCTGGaaaattttaacatattttgtttttttttaatttaatggaaatttaaaattcatatttttgaTTAATTAAGGCCCTAAATCTAACCCCTAATGCGCTTCGAAGTGTGAAGGTCTTCATACAGCCTTACTTCCTTGTATTATTAAAAGAACAAAAAGACGACTTCAAaaaactcctccttttttgaagtcggttaaaaagagcgtggatttgacctgcagctcgctccagtaATGCACGGGACTTccattacttttatacatgccATAATGTGTgtgtatcaaatctttgaaaagagcaaccgccgagtttcttgctggttcctctcggtaggaaaggcattccgaacctgtggtacagcttttgacgattcaaaagtactggtaaaagtttaattgcCAGTTTAatgcagcctggtaagtcgTAGGTGATTTTTCTTGTGGCAATACGTTGGGTTGGGTGTGAACGCGCGCTAACTGCAGGTACCTATGTGATAAGTATTATTGTATTTATGAGGGTACTTGAATAATTAGAATGTGAAAGTATAAAAATCTACAGTCACTTCATTATTATTTCGACAAGTGATCATTTCAAATTCAGAAAAATATCGataggcaggcaggtaggtacttacttacaacCTACTTATACAAAAGAATTGCacttcatttttaaaatatctacgcTTACGTTAAACTTTATGTAAAATCATAGATCCTACTTACCAAAACAACTCCTAGCAAAGGTGAAAAATAACCACACGAAACCTAGCTTCATTTTGGCACTTTACTCGCGATAATATTTACGAAAAGATGCTGTAGTGCTGAGATAAAATGCATCGCGCGTGCGTAATCAATATGCTACGAATCTACGCCCGTAGAGGCCCGTAGAGCGACACTAGCGCTCGTAGTTCAGTGGAGTAATGTGGAACTAACTGAGTTTCCCATCTTGTCAATAGATGACGCT
This genomic interval carries:
- the LOC123874153 gene encoding acetylcholine receptor subunit beta-like 2 isoform X4, which translates into the protein MSRVRATALLCACALAANIVASVPAPPRRADNKGSENMAQEKTIVIRKVPNAYFIPISLWPVPKYPISGVKLLEANPDVKRLYDDLLSNYNRLIRPVTNVSDILTVRLGLKLSQLMEVNLKNQVMTTNLWVEQKWFDYKLQWNPDDYGGVEMLYVPSEHIWLPDIVLYNNWDGNYEVTLMTKATLKYTGEVNWKPPAIYKSSCEINVEYFPFDEQTCFMKFGSWTYNGAQVDLKHMDQLPGSSLVHVGIDLSEFYLSVEWDILEVPATRNEEYYPCCPEPFSDITFKLTMRRKTLFYTVNLIIPCVGLTFLTVLVFYLPSDSGEKISLCISILVSLTVFFLGLAEIIPPTSLAIPLLGKYLLFTMILVSLSVWVTVCIVNVHFRSPSTHTMSPWMKKLFLQLMPKLLMMRRTKYSLPDYDDTFVSNGYTNELEMSRDSLTDAYDSKGEEGDYRKSPNPEDDILGAGTYQRPSVTESENMLPRHLSPEVAAALQSVRFIAQHIKDADKDNEVVEDWKFMSMVLDRFFLWLFTIACFVGTFGIIFQSPSLYDTRLPVDQQISSIPMRKNNFFYPKDIEIIGIVN
- the LOC123874153 gene encoding acetylcholine receptor subunit beta-like 2 isoform X1 — its product is MKLGFVWLFFTFARSCFGVKLLEANPDVKRLYDDLLSNYNRLIRPVTNVSDILTVRLGLKLSQLMEVNLKNQVMTTNLWVEQKWFDYKLQWNPDDYGGVEMLYVPSEHIWLPDIVLYNNWDGNYEVTLMTKATLKYTGEVNWKPPAIYKSSCEINVEYFPFDEQTCFMKFGSWTYNGAQVDLKHMDQLPGSSLVHVGIDLSEFYLSVEWDILEVPATRNEEYYPCCPEPFSDITFKLTMRRKTLFYTVNLIIPCVGLTFLTVLVFYLPSDSGEKISLCISILVSLTVFFLGLAEIIPPTSLAIPLLGKYLLFTMILVSLSVWVTVCIVNVHFRSPSTHTMSPWMKKLFLQLMPKLLMMRRTKYSLPDYDDTFVSNGYTNELEMSRDSLTDAYDSKGEEGDYRKSPNPEDDILGAGTYQRPSVTESENMLPRHLSPEVAAALQSVRFIAQHIKDADKDNEVVEDWKFMSMVLDRFFLWLFTIACFVGTFGIIFQSPSLYDTRLPVDQQISSIPMRKNNFFYPKDIEIIGIVN
- the LOC123874153 gene encoding acetylcholine receptor subunit beta-like 2 isoform X2, producing the protein MKLGFVWLFFTFARSCFGVKLLEANPDVKRLYDDLLSNYNRLIRPVTNVSDILTVRLGLKLSQLMEVNLKNQVMTTNLWVEQKWFDYKLQWNPDDYGGVEMLYVPSEHIWLPDIVLYNNWDGNYEVTLMTKATLKYTGEVNWKPPAIYKSSCEINVEYFPFDEQTCFMKFGSWTYNGAQVDLKHMDQLPGSSLVHVGIDLSEFYLSVEWDILEVPATRNEEYYPCCPEPFSDITFKLTMRRKTLFYTVNLIIPCVGLTFLTVLVFYLPSDSGEKISLSISILVSLTVFFLLMAEIIPPTSLAIPLLGKYLLFTMILVSLSVWMTVCVLNVHFRSPSTHTMSPWMKKLFLQLMPKLLMMRRTKYSLPDYDDTFVSNGYTNELEMSRDSLTDAYDSKGEEGDYRKSPNPEDDILGAGTYQRPSVTESENMLPRHLSPEVAAALQSVRFIAQHIKDADKDNEVVEDWKFMSMVLDRFFLWLFTIACFVGTFGIIFQSPSLYDTRLPVDQQISSIPMRKNNFFYPKDIEIIGIVN
- the LOC123874153 gene encoding acetylcholine receptor subunit beta-like 2 isoform X3 translates to MKLGFVWLFFTFARSCFGVKLLEANPDVKRLYDDLLSNYNRLIRPVTNVSDILTVRLGLKLSQLMEVNLKNQVMTTNLWVEQKWFDYKLQWNPDDYGGVEMLYVPSEHIWLPDIVLYNNWDGNYEVTLMTKATLKYTGEVNWKPPAIYKSSCEINVEYFPFDEQTCFMKFGSWTYNGAQVDLKHMDQLPGSSLVHVGIDLSEFYLSVEWDILEVPATRNEEYYPCCPEPFSDITFKLTMRRKTLFYTVNLIIPCVGLTFLTVLVFYLPSDSGEKISLCISILVSLTVFFLGLAEIIPPTSLAIPLLGKYLLFTMILVSLSVWVTVCIVNVHFR